One Streptomyces mobaraensis NBRC 13819 = DSM 40847 DNA segment encodes these proteins:
- a CDS encoding TetR/AcrR family transcriptional regulator → MTTPQPRLRADAQRNRERIIAAAREALVEHGAEFSFDKIARRVGVGNATLYRHFADRRELIHHVTLSVMDRIADRAETARAEEPDAFRALRRFVHAAADERVGALCPLLDSDVDHGHPDLVEARDRLDRNIRELMAAARAAGQLRSDIDVGDLMVALTQLTRPLPGKGCLDFDRFVHRHLQLFLDGLMTPARSELPGSAATLDELRHNRR, encoded by the coding sequence GTGACCACACCCCAGCCGCGGCTGCGCGCCGATGCCCAGCGCAACAGGGAGCGCATCATCGCCGCCGCGCGCGAAGCGCTGGTCGAGCACGGGGCCGAGTTCTCCTTCGACAAAATCGCTCGACGCGTCGGGGTCGGCAATGCGACGCTGTACCGTCACTTCGCGGACCGCCGCGAGTTGATCCACCATGTCACCCTCTCGGTGATGGACCGCATCGCGGACCGCGCCGAGACAGCACGAGCCGAGGAGCCCGATGCTTTCCGTGCGCTGAGGCGGTTCGTCCACGCCGCGGCAGACGAACGGGTGGGCGCGCTGTGCCCGTTGCTCGACTCCGATGTGGATCACGGCCATCCGGATCTCGTCGAGGCGCGCGACCGGCTCGACCGGAACATCCGGGAGTTGATGGCCGCCGCCCGCGCGGCGGGGCAGTTGCGTTCCGACATCGACGTCGGTGACCTCATGGTGGCGCTCACCCAACTGACCAGACCGCTGCCGGGCAAGGGCTGTCTGGACTTCGACCGGTTCGTCCACCGGCACCTCCAGCTGTTCCTGGACGGCCTGATGACCCCGGCCCGTTCCGAACTGCCCGGTTCGGCGGCGACCCTCGACGAACTGCGCCACAACCGGCGGTAG
- a CDS encoding M6 family metalloprotease domain-containing protein produces MKTLAIPVVAAALFALTAPVAGRAGAHEPAAVPAAGPDPTGRPPSGPCALRSGTRSVSESARTPRGYARSRGTVRAITLFIDFPDAPGRGSPRERYAEFFPAVPDYYRASSYGRLDYRSTPLLRWIRMSRPYAAYGIRRGTPFDTRSDSGYHGLAKEIVAAIDGTVDLRRYDLVNVLASPDAGPPATEDVRSVTFAGAPTGLRTRHGAALKNISFIWSRQTGDSPYRVLVHENAHSFGLPDLYATGRGDRVVSPVGHWDPMDEDWGPSNDFLAWHKWKLGWLAPRQVQCVTVAGSRTFTLTPTATPGGTKLIVVPLSRRRAVTLEARVRGPLDHAVCRPGVLVTTVATDRPSGTGPIRAADATPQGRGCYTTDPNVTASLSDAPYPAGGHCTIDGVTIDVLGRDAHGKWRVRVTRSRR; encoded by the coding sequence ATGAAAACCCTGGCCATCCCCGTGGTGGCGGCCGCGCTGTTCGCCCTCACCGCACCGGTGGCGGGCCGGGCGGGCGCCCACGAGCCGGCGGCGGTACCCGCCGCCGGACCGGATCCCACCGGCCGCCCCCCGTCCGGTCCCTGCGCCCTGCGCTCGGGCACCCGCTCGGTCTCGGAGAGCGCCCGCACCCCGCGCGGCTACGCCCGCTCCCGGGGGACCGTACGGGCGATCACCCTCTTCATCGACTTCCCCGACGCCCCGGGCAGGGGCAGCCCGCGCGAGCGGTACGCCGAGTTCTTCCCGGCCGTCCCCGACTACTACCGGGCCAGCTCCTACGGGCGCCTCGACTACCGCTCCACGCCGCTGCTGCGCTGGATCCGCATGTCGCGCCCGTACGCCGCGTACGGCATCCGGCGCGGCACGCCGTTCGACACCCGCAGCGACAGCGGCTACCACGGGCTCGCCAAGGAGATCGTCGCCGCGATCGACGGCACGGTGGACCTGCGCCGCTACGACCTGGTCAACGTCCTGGCCAGCCCGGACGCCGGGCCGCCGGCCACCGAGGACGTCCGCTCGGTGACCTTCGCGGGGGCCCCGACGGGGCTGCGGACCCGCCACGGCGCCGCCCTGAAGAACATCTCCTTCATATGGAGCCGGCAGACGGGCGACAGCCCGTACCGCGTGCTGGTCCACGAGAACGCCCACAGCTTCGGCCTCCCCGACCTCTACGCCACCGGGCGCGGCGACCGCGTCGTCTCCCCCGTCGGGCACTGGGACCCGATGGACGAGGACTGGGGGCCGTCCAACGACTTCCTCGCCTGGCACAAGTGGAAGCTGGGCTGGCTGGCGCCACGGCAGGTGCAGTGCGTCACCGTCGCCGGCAGCCGCACCTTCACCCTCACCCCCACCGCGACCCCCGGCGGCACCAAGCTGATCGTCGTCCCCCTCTCCCGTCGGCGCGCCGTCACCCTGGAGGCCCGCGTCCGCGGCCCCCTCGACCACGCGGTCTGCCGCCCCGGCGTCCTCGTGACCACCGTCGCCACCGACCGCCCCTCGGGCACCGGACCGATCCGCGCCGCCGACGCCACCCCGCAGGGCCGCGGCTGCTACACCACCGACCCCAACGTCACGGCGAGCCTGAGCGACGCTCCCTACCCGGCCGGTGGCCACTGCACGATCGACGGCGTCACCATCGACGTCCTCGGCCGCGACGCACACGGCAAGTGGCGGGTGCGGGTGACGCGTTCGCGGCGCTGA
- a CDS encoding MFS transporter produces MPDTTTPDPRRWKALIFIALAQLMVVLDATIVNIALPSAQADLGISDGNRQWVITAYALAFGGLLLFGGRIADLWGRKQTFVTGLIGFAAASALGGMAVNTGMLLASRALQGVFGALLAPSALSLLAVSFTEAKERAKAFGIFGAIAGGGGAVGLLLGGVFTEYLNWRWTFFVNIPFAAVAAAGAIAVIHEPEGSRNPSKLDIPGVILATLGLVSLVYGFTRAESDGWTAGLTLALFAAAVLLLGAFVLVEGKVKSPLLPLRVVADRNRGGVYGALGLASIGMFGLFLFLVFYLQGIKGYSPITNGLAFLPMIATMITGSTQIGARLMTRVPARWLMGPGFLTAALGMAWLTQIDTDTSYVTGILPGLLLMGIGMGTAFMPAMSLATHGVQARDAGVASAMVNTSQQVGGAIGTALLNTLANSAKDDYVASHRAGATTKEAIQVLGIKATVHSFQVGIAWATGILTLAALVAVVFVNAGRPNAAAAAGAGDGEGAVEDAVPVMAH; encoded by the coding sequence ATGCCCGACACCACCACCCCGGATCCCCGGCGCTGGAAAGCGCTGATCTTCATCGCCCTGGCCCAGCTGATGGTCGTCCTCGACGCGACCATCGTGAACATCGCGCTGCCGTCCGCCCAGGCCGACCTCGGCATCTCGGACGGCAACCGGCAGTGGGTCATCACCGCCTACGCCCTCGCGTTCGGCGGACTGCTCCTCTTCGGCGGCCGAATAGCCGACCTGTGGGGCCGTAAGCAGACCTTCGTCACCGGCCTCATCGGCTTCGCCGCGGCCTCCGCGCTCGGTGGCATGGCCGTCAACACCGGCATGCTGCTGGCCTCCCGCGCCCTCCAGGGCGTCTTCGGCGCGCTGCTCGCGCCGTCTGCGCTGTCGCTGCTCGCGGTCAGCTTCACCGAGGCGAAGGAGCGCGCCAAGGCGTTCGGCATCTTCGGTGCCATCGCCGGTGGCGGCGGCGCCGTCGGCCTGCTGCTCGGCGGCGTGTTCACCGAATACCTCAACTGGCGCTGGACGTTCTTCGTGAACATCCCCTTCGCCGCCGTGGCCGCCGCCGGTGCCATCGCCGTCATCCACGAGCCCGAGGGCAGCCGCAACCCGTCGAAGCTCGACATCCCCGGCGTCATCCTGGCCACCCTCGGCCTGGTCTCGCTGGTGTACGGCTTCACCCGCGCCGAGTCCGACGGCTGGACCGCCGGTCTGACGCTCGCCCTGTTCGCCGCCGCGGTGCTGCTGCTGGGGGCGTTCGTCCTCGTCGAGGGCAAGGTCAAGTCGCCGCTGCTGCCGCTGCGCGTCGTCGCCGACCGCAACCGGGGCGGCGTGTACGGCGCGCTGGGCCTGGCCTCGATCGGCATGTTCGGCCTGTTCCTCTTCCTGGTCTTCTACCTCCAGGGCATCAAGGGCTACAGCCCGATCACCAACGGCCTGGCGTTCCTCCCGATGATCGCCACCATGATCACCGGCTCGACCCAGATCGGCGCCCGGCTGATGACCCGGGTCCCGGCCCGCTGGCTGATGGGCCCGGGCTTCCTGACCGCCGCCCTCGGCATGGCGTGGCTGACCCAGATCGACACCGACACCTCGTACGTGACGGGCATCCTGCCGGGCCTGCTGCTGATGGGCATCGGCATGGGCACGGCGTTCATGCCGGCCATGAGCCTCGCCACGCACGGTGTCCAGGCCCGTGACGCCGGTGTCGCCTCCGCGATGGTCAACACCTCGCAGCAGGTCGGCGGCGCGATCGGCACGGCCCTGCTGAACACGCTGGCCAACAGCGCCAAGGACGACTACGTCGCGTCCCACCGCGCGGGTGCCACGACGAAGGAGGCCATCCAGGTGCTGGGCATCAAGGCGACGGTGCACAGCTTCCAGGTGGGCATCGCCTGGGCCACCGGCATCCTGACGCTGGCCGCCCTGGTGGCCGTGGTCTTCGTCAACGCCGGCCGGCCGAACGCCGCGGCCGCGGCGGGCGCGGGCGACGGCGAGGGTGCCGTCGAGGACGCGGTTCCGGTGATGGCCCACTGA
- a CDS encoding IS30 family transposase, whose translation MQLGFGNAEASRRVGVNPRTGREWRNGRPEGRRKPPRLPAHAVRAPSLSSRYLTETDRIHIADRLREKASVRAIAAELGRSPSTVSREIRRNRHPVGGQYRPHAAQARADARRPRPKQGKIARNPALRDFIQRHLRRRWSPEQICNALRAQFPNRPEMHVVHETVYQALYIQGRGELRREVARSLRSGRAMRRPQRQAASRQPRFTHPMVMISERPAEAEDRAVPGHWEGDLIIGKDSGSAIGTLVERATRYVMLVHLPDGRGAEQVRDALQETVQRLPTHLKRSLTWDQGSEMAAHHAFTIATDVPVYFCDPASPWQRGSNENTNGLLRQYFPKGTDLSAHSREDLDAVAAELNGRPRKTLGWETPAERLHKLLAA comes from the coding sequence ATGCAGCTGGGATTCGGTAACGCGGAGGCGAGCCGACGCGTAGGTGTCAACCCTCGGACCGGCCGTGAGTGGCGCAACGGCCGGCCCGAGGGCCGCAGGAAGCCGCCGAGGCTGCCCGCACACGCTGTGCGGGCGCCCTCGCTGTCGTCCCGGTACCTGACCGAGACCGACCGGATCCACATCGCCGACCGGCTGCGGGAGAAGGCATCGGTGCGGGCGATCGCGGCCGAGCTGGGCCGCAGCCCCTCCACGGTCAGCCGCGAGATCCGCCGCAACCGCCACCCCGTGGGCGGGCAGTACCGTCCCCACGCTGCCCAGGCCCGCGCCGATGCCCGCCGGCCCCGCCCCAAGCAGGGGAAGATCGCCCGCAACCCGGCACTCCGGGACTTCATCCAGCGCCACCTGAGACGGCGGTGGAGCCCGGAACAGATCTGCAACGCTCTGCGGGCACAGTTCCCGAACCGGCCGGAGATGCACGTGGTCCACGAAACCGTCTACCAGGCCCTCTACATCCAAGGACGCGGCGAACTGCGCCGCGAAGTGGCCCGCTCCCTGCGAAGCGGCCGGGCCATGCGCAGGCCACAGCGCCAGGCCGCCTCGCGCCAGCCGCGCTTCACCCACCCCATGGTCATGATCAGCGAACGCCCCGCCGAGGCCGAGGACCGGGCGGTGCCCGGCCACTGGGAAGGCGACCTGATCATCGGCAAGGACAGCGGTTCCGCGATCGGCACCCTGGTCGAGCGCGCCACCCGCTACGTGATGCTGGTCCATCTGCCGGACGGCCGCGGTGCCGAGCAGGTCCGCGACGCGCTCCAGGAGACCGTGCAGCGGCTTCCCACCCACCTGAAACGGTCCCTGACCTGGGACCAGGGCAGCGAGATGGCCGCCCACCACGCTTTCACCATCGCCACTGATGTCCCGGTCTACTTCTGCGATCCCGCCAGCCCCTGGCAGCGCGGCTCGAACGAGAACACCAACGGCCTCCTGCGGCAGTACTTCCCCAAGGGCACCGACCTGTCCGCCCACAGCCGTGAAGACCTCGACGCCGTCGCAGCCGAACTCAACGGCCGCCCACGCAAAACGCTCGGCTGGGAAACCCCAGCCGAGCGCCTGCATAAACTGCTTGCGGCCTGA